A stretch of DNA from Catenulispora acidiphila DSM 44928:
GATCCCGCCGTCGGGTCCGGGCACCGCCGTCCAGGACGCGCGGATCTCCACGGCGGTCGTCGCCGGACGCCCGGACAGTCCGCCGAACCCGCGCGAGGACGAGCGGGACACCGTGCCGCCCTCAGCCGTGAACGGCGCGCCGTGCTCGGCCAGCGCGTCCATCAGCCAGGACCAGGCGACCTCGGCCAGCAGCGGGTCCTCGGCGATCTCCGCCTCCAGGTCCGCCTCGACCAGCACCACGACCCGCCACGCGCCGCGCCACTCCTCGTGGCCGCCGGGGCGGTGCAGCAGGACCAGACGGCCGGTGGCCAGGTCCTCGTCGCCCACCACCACGCCGCCGCCGACGGCGTGCGCGAAGGGGGCGAGGTTCACCGGAGCCGGCAGCGGGTCGAGCTCGACCGCGGCCGGCGGGGACGCCGCCGTCAGGGCGGCGACGGCCTCCGCGAACTCCCGCGGGTCGTCCGCGCGGCTGGGTGCCATGGGTGAAGCGTACGCCGCCGCCCCGCGCGCCCGACGGGAGGCGCGCTGGCAGGGGACCCGAGGTGAGCGCGGAGGATATTCGCCGGTGATCCACACCACGGCGAGGCGCGCCGTACCGCACCGAAACCGCGGGGGAGACAACGCCGAACGCCGTCCATGCCGACAGCACGTCGGGAACCCCCGCGAACAGCAAGACCCCGGCACCGATCACCCTCGTGAACGTGGGACCATCGAAAGGTGACCGACGACAGGAGCGATGCCGTGCACGACAGTGTGACCGAGAGCCTGAACCCCGCGGCGGACCTGGACCAGTCGGCAGCCGAGAAGTCCACTGACGTGCCGGGCCCGCGCAGCGGGAGCGCGCCGGGCTCCTCGAGGGCTTCCGGCGCTTTGGGCGCCTCCGATGCTTCAGGCGCCTCGGACCCGCGCCGCAGCCCCGCCCACGACAGCGACTTCCTGCGCGCCGCCCGCCGCGAGCCGGTCAGCCGCACCCCGGTGTGG
This window harbors:
- a CDS encoding DUF3000 domain-containing protein; the protein is MAPSRADDPREFAEAVAALTAASPPAAVELDPLPAPVNLAPFAHAVGGGVVVGDEDLATGRLVLLHRPGGHEEWRGAWRVVVLVEADLEAEIAEDPLLAEVAWSWLMDALAEHGAPFTAEGGTVSRSSSRGFGGLSGRPATTAVEIRASWTAVPGPDGGIDFGAHLQAWCALMMMCAGLPPEYEGVANLPPAGSRR